The stretch of DNA TGAAAAAGGTGGCCTAAAGTGAAACTTAGCTACGTGCCTGGATCAAGTCTGAGATGCaacttaaaaatgtattataaatacataatatacatgtgcataaatatgtatgtaaattATGTATGTAATGTAAATGTTATGTACCGTGGCATGTCACAAAATTCTTACATCTGATATTTTTGAGGCTTCCTGGGTCGGCTGAGGAGGTTTGCCTGGCTGGCATGGCAGTGGTTCTCCAGGCCCTGCCTTCCAGAATCACTGTTCTCCTTTTTGCAATACTGTACTTACATGAAGAGTAGTTTTGTTATGCAGGTAGATGGAACAATATAAATTCctgtttatttaataaaacattttattttctgtctggacaataaaactatttacagATAAGGCAATAGTACTGTTACTAATAGGTATGCTTCATTGTAATACCTAACTATCTTGACAAACCTTTTTAGAGCtctcctatttaaaaaaaaaaaaaaaatttaaggcAGCAGTTGCAGATTAAGATGGTTCTTGGTTTTCTAGAAAAAACTAGTTGAGATTTCCTTTCCAACAATACTTCTGAAGCACAGATAAAATGGCTTCCTGTCTGACAGTTTCCTGTATCCATGGCAACCTCACTTTAACTACTTCTTACTTAGTTTCCTGAATGAACAGTTGAAAATCCGGGGGCAAAATGTGAGAGTTGTAGAACACAGCAGTATCACTTTTCCAAGCGTTTCGCAGATGAGTATACTCAGCTGATAACAGCCtaacaaactgcaaaacaacGAAATAACAAATAATGACCATCAGATTTGGGGTAAGGAGTTGTTTCTGATTATTTTGAATGTAATTCAacttttaaaaaggcaaaattcaaattataaataaaaggaaacttgTTGGCAATTCTACTGGAAAGCTATTGAAAAAGTTCCTTGTCATTTTGAACTACTTAAAATAGTTAATATACAGTATTGTGAATTTACTACAAGCCATTATTTTGGCAGCTTTTATTGTATAACCAATTAAGTATTTTCCACCTATTTTGGcagtatcatagaattataTGATCATATCGTAGAATCATCTGCTATTTTGGCAGtgatttgttttacttttcatttactttgaactacatggaaaaaaaaatcaaactcgTCGAAATTGCTTATTTGGCCTCACAGGACAATGTATTTGAAATACCAATCTTGAAAGTaacacttgtatttttaaaaaaaaatccttaaaatttcaaatgaataatATTCATGAACTTTTTTTATCTCTACTAGCAAAGTCAGAGATGAGTGAGAAGGCCAAAGACAGGGATATGTGTGGACTACAAAGTTTTCCACCCTGCACAGGAGCATTCCTGCATCTCCTTAGcggttttcttttgttgctgctcCAGAAGGAGGTTCTTGGCTGTCCAGCTGTTtgccagctctgcacagggagGCAAGTTACCTGTCGTAACTTGGGTCTTTCAAGCATCCCTCGGAACTTCCCCAAAACTACAATTCTTGTGTACTTCAGTGGGAATAATATATCACATGTCATTCCAAATGAATTAACAGGCCTTCAGAAACTTGCTGCACTTTACATGGATAATTCCAGTATTTCATATGTACACCCAAAAGCTTTTGTGGACCTTCCTAAACTGTGCTACTTGCAtctaaataacaataatattaaaCGCCTGGATCCAGGAATTTTTGAAGGTCTTTCCAATCTTCATTATTTATACCTTCAGAATAATCAAATAGCTTTTGTTCCCAGAGGATTATTTAGTGATCTCCTTTCTGTTAGATATTTAGCACTTCAAGGAAATTGTCTCAGCGTCCTTGGAAGTGGAACTTTCTTGGGAATGAGAAATCTTCAAACACTTAACCTAGCCAATAATAAGATTTCGCGGATATCAGATGCAGCATTTTGTCATCTTGAAAATCTTGTATACTTGTTCCTTGAAGGTAATAATTTAACACTTGTGCCATCAAATGCCATTGGAAGGCTCGGAAATCTTGAAAGACTTTCTTTATCTCACAATCCTATTAGATCAATACAGTGCTTTGCATTTAAAGGACTTAACAAGCTTAGatatctgtctttaaaaagtGTACAGCTAAAACATATTGCTGTAAATGGATTTTTTGGATTAAGCAATCTTAGCCAGTTAATCTTAAGTTataattatttagaaaatataaattccAGTACTTTTACTTCTTTGAACAGTTTAAAGTATCTGCAGTTAGATCGAAATAAAATAACCAGTATTGGTAATGGTATCTTTGAAAAAATGGGACAGTCACTTAAAATTCTCAATTTAGCATTTAATAATATTACAGAATTGCAGCCTGAAGTGCTCAAGCCCTTAGTGTCTTTAACTCACCTACATGTAAATTTTAATCCTTGGAACTGTAGCTGCAAAATGCTTGGGTTACTTAAATGGCTGGCATCATCTCccatttctgttaaaattcttTGTCAGAATCCCATCAGCATGCGTGGCAGACCTTTGCATTACATCAGATGGACTCAGTTTGCAAACTGCAGTAGCCTTACCGCCAGCCCAGAAGCAGCCTGGAATCTGGAATCTGCAGATATCCATCACAGCCCTACCACTTTGCTGATGGCATGGCATAAGGGAAACAGTCGCAACCCATTTGAGCAGTTTATTAAGGCAAATACAAAGTACAGTGCTCTCTGGGAAGGAACTGGAGCTACATTTGCTAGCCCTTTCCCTTACGgagaaaatgctgctggaaCTCTTTCACAGGCACCTACAATACTGTCAGTTTTACCAGTACAAATACCAGCACAAATTATTCCTGTTACCAGAACCATAGAAGCAAAAAGTTTGTTTCCAACAGATGCTGCTCCTGTATCATTACAGACATCCATACTTTGTACACAACAGGTTGAAAAGCTGAATCAGGCCTTTGATGTTTTGCTAGCCTTTTTCGTTCTGGCTTGTGCTGTGATCTTGTTCCTAACCTACAAAATCATTCACTTTAGACAGAAACTAAAGGTGCTGGAAAACTCAGGGGAGAAGAGAATAGAATATTACGGTTTTTATCAACCTGGCAGATACAACATAAATGATGCAGTGCAGTCTCTAAGTGAGAGTTCAGTGGGAGATTCAGAACTGGACCAAATTAGGCTGCTAAAGCGAACAGCTTCTGAAAGTCAGGCACAGGTCATATTGTTTGAACATTCATCATTGTAATTTACCTCAGTTGATTTGATGTTAATTTTATTGCAATCTGAAATGTCAAGAAGTCAAGAATTCGATTTTCTAAAAAATTTTTCCACTGATTAGAATCAGCTGGTTGATAGAATTGTGGAAAATAGTAtaatttgcattattatttgctttctcAGTGTTCTAAAgttcattgatttttattaaatgtcatttaaaCCTGATATGGATTACCTATGTTCCTGTTGTAGAATTCTTTCACTTGTAACGCAAGTATGTGTTCAGTGGAAAGAATGttcatattatttattttgcagtactTATGGATATTAAGTTTTTGTAGAAATTACACAGCTAACTTGAAATTGAAGGTAACTGTAGCAAGATCATGAAGCCAAGAAACCTGGGGGAATGAAAAGAGAACAATGCTTAATGTATTTATTGCGTACCCAGTTTCTGTTCTGCCTCAGTTAATCATCACAGTTAAAGAATGAACATATTTACAGCTAGTATGTTGAAACtcatgatggaaaaaaaaatgataatgatTTTGTTCACATCTCACATTTTAACATAAAGATTTGTGTACTCAGCCTGtataacaaatatattaaaatgtgatttttttaatagtatgCATCTGTATCATTTTATGCTCATAACTTATTAGGGGTTAATATGGAAGCTAAATAGCTATTGGATTCAAAAATTGATAAAGTTTATAATATCTTGGATAATTGAATTGGTTAATTGTTGTCTGTAAAAAGATATTCTTGTTTATATAATGAAGTTTGAGGGAGTCTTTGGCCAGGTGAGAGGTATAAACTGATGAAATCTACTGACGATACTTAAGTATTTGTATATTTTGAAGTGTTAGgtcaaaatatgttttcttagAGAAGACTAAACTCTAAGATTGTGCTTGAAATGATGAATATTAAATGCAAACTACATGGTTTGGATGttttaactttttcatttttatttagaataCTGATGTTCTGTTTACGTTATTGTTAGGTTACATCTAGTGTATTGTGAgtttattttcagcttgaatttctgtgaatttttttcttgttaatccAATAATTCAAGCTTTAGGCAGGAAAAAGTTATAGAAATAGGTTACAAATGGTCCAATCCTGTAAGAATTTCAACTAGCTGGATGGGATTTACTTTTTGTAGATACTGCTCATCTTCTACAAGTATGTATCCTAGAGACTTCAGTTACTTGGTTTATCTGCAGCTCAATTTTCAGGTACATCGTTTTGCACAGGGAAAAATGCATAACAGTGTTTTGATAGCCATAATGTTGATTCAGCTTCATACTTGCACAGAAATATCTTACGCTCCCAAGATCTAGCATGGAGACCTGAGTGTTCTTTAAATGTGTAGGATGCTGTAGGGTTTCTGGCTCCAGCCAGCCTTCTGCCAGCATCACTAATGTGCATGGTCATGTTGTTGCGCTCCCTATCATCCTGTTTGTCCGTTTCCCTTGCATTTCCAGGAATGAcaagatattttcttctgcctgtACAAATGTAGACCTCGACTATACGATTATGGGTGTGAATGTGGAAGTCTACCCTACGTGCCTCTGTTGTTGCTTGCTACATCTTTCTACTGGATGTAACAAAATATAAGTTTCATTGAGATTTACTTTCATTGTATCATAATGCTATATTTTACTCTAATGTATAATAGATTAAATGTTTCTGTCTGATGGAACACTTAATTCTGCTAGTTGGGCAAAGGCTTAAACTGTTTTGAGTTTCATGACTAGAAACTTAAGTTTTACTTACACTTTTATAGCCATAGATATTAAATGTTATGTGCaagttttcttgtttggttgttttttttggagagaaatTGCTAACGACTCTCAAATTCATGCTTAATTTTTTACTCCAATGGAGTGCTTTACTCTTTAACCTCTTCTTGTCCCTCCTACATAATTCGTTGTGGCTAGTGTTAAATTTATTGggcttttttgtgttttgaggttgtttttgtttttgttttcgtTTAATAACACCTGCACTATGTATGATTCTACAGTAGTAGGTTTGGTAGTCTTAAGTCTTGTATCTCTAAACTGTCAATTTTATATGGATGTCTTCAGAAGTAGCGGACTTTATTAGCACCTATGTGATGATCATTCCAATCAAAGCCAGTTAACCAGGTTTTCATAAGTAGAAATGCTGATGTGCCCATGTGAGAGAGAATTTCCTGGGGAACGGGTGAAgactgagacagaaaaagcCCCATTCTCAAACATGGGAGGCTGTGTGTTCCTTATCTGTTCTCAGCAGAAGACCACAGTTCCCTCCGAAGGTGTTTCCTTTCCACAGACAAGCTTCTATAGGAATCATTTTCCAGATGTGTGTCTTACCATTTCCAGTGGTGGAGTCTAAATTAAATTGCTACTGTCAATCATCATCTCTGTAAGCGTTGCTGGGACAATAGAAACCATCTTACGGAGAGGAATCATCCTCCAATAACCAATTTACAAACAATTTCCAGCTTTGCTGTATCAAGGAATTGAGGGGTGTAGCTGTGGGAAAGTGCTTTTGTTTGGCAGTTGGTAACTAAATGTTACACTAGGAAATGTTCACACTAGGAAACAGGAATGTTTTGTCTGCATGTGGTTCATATGTCTGTTTAAATCATTAAGAATAGAGAATTCAGAAGTCTTAGTAGTGCCTGCCCACATCAAGCAAAATAGTCTGTAGACTTCCACTTAGTCACAATCCATTATTAGATTCTCATTTGTAAAGTTCATTATCAAGTTTATAGTCAGCCATAGGATTCCCCTGGAAATCTTGTCTTAGATATGTCATTATCATTTTAGGAGCTCCATAGCACTGCACAGCAtctagaggagaaaaaagaattcatttaCATTGCTCATAGCACGTGTAAAGTAAACTCAGTTTCTCCCCTTCAACCTCTTCCCGTCGCTaatgaaataagaataaataagtaattaaTCTATGTCGAATGACACcagtaaaaatatgaaatgaagctcctccctttttctgtttttgctgtttcGTCCTGGCAAAAGAGAAAACCTTTTCCacttttctcctgcttcctgTTAATGTCTAGAAGACAAAAGTATGTTTGCAAATAGGTATATTTGCCAATAAGAATTTCTCCACCCTTTCTGATAGACCAAGAAAAATGTATAGGAGACAGGAAGACCATTTAATAAGTACTACTAGCAATTTGTTATCGTCTATGCTATTTAACTGAAATCCGCAATACTGAATTTTTGCAGGAAACACTGAGTAAAAATTTTGGATGGATAGCTTGGAAATGGCAGACAGAACTTTCTTTTATCTCACAGAATATGCaaactttgaaatgaaagacaTTCATGCTCAAGCTACCATAAATAGGcttggtgcattttttttttaattagagactagatgatttttttttcttttttaagaaggTAACATAAAAGATCCTTTTTCTGATGACAAAAATAAGATGTTAACTTCATCTTTGGAACTGGATCCTGGACTGGTTTAAATCCCAACTAACTACTTCGTAGAAGCTGTAAACCTCTAATTCTGGGCCTATCTCTTGATAATTCTTGATGTATATACCAAACTAGGTTTTGTCCTGGTAACTTAATGAACCATACGGTAGTTAGAAAATCAGTTATAACTTCATGCTGTTCCTTGTTGTGTTGCTGATCTTGATTAGATGCAATTGAAAGGTGGAACTGCTTAAATGCTGCCTTCATCCCAAGCTGAGATTTTTTGTGTGAGCGGTATTAACTGTTCAGTTCTGCAATGAAAGTTCTTCAAAATACATtgtccctttcttttctgaagccaCTATTAAGAACTTTCCAGCACATTTCTTAAAACAACCAGTCTAATTTTAGACTTCTAAAAATAGATTTCCTTGATTTCCAAGGCCCTTTCCTTATCTTCCAATGGAATGATACCTGATGTCTCATTGTACTGCCACTGAACTTCAGCCCaagttttttttggttgtgggttttttttttttttcccaaatcacAGTAAACATATGCTGCCTTTATTTTCCCCCCAGCATATGTCTTGTGTTCTAAAAATAGTTCTATTGTTTAATGATTCCGTGCTTGATAAACGTTTCAGGGAGTCTCTGGTAGGAAGAAACTTTGCCTCctttcaagagaaaaaggagaggaaaggaaaaaaagatggtatTATCTTCACTGAAAACTGCAGGTAGCtgttactttattttgaaaggcTTTCTGTATTCTGTGGCATTGTTTTCCTCAGAAGAATTATTGACTGTCAGCATTTTATTGACACTTCTATTATTCACtgcaaaaagaattaaaataacatCTCTAATTTATGCTATAaggtaaaaataacatttccaagTGAAGAAAACTCTTGATTTCTCAGTATGTTTTGCAGCTAACTATCATTATCTGTATTATGACTTTTTAGCCACcatcttcagtttcttctaAATATGTCACAGTTCACTGGAGTCACGAGTTAACTGAAAAGGACCTCCCTCCCTGTGTGCTTGAGCTATCAGTCTGCAAGCCTggcaaggaggggaaaaaaaaattaataagcaCTATGCTTACCTTCTTATATTTTGGTTAATTAACGTAACCCGCCTGAATAGATAGGCCCATATCTGGCCCTTGCAGCAGATGAAAAGGCTGTGCCTACATTGGGTTAaacattcttctctcttctctccaatTAAAATTATGCAGTTCCTGTGGCAATTAGGCGTTCTTCATGCAGCTTGAAAGGATCAAATTTAGCTACCAGGTAGCTGATAGCAACTATACTATTAATTAAAATGGTGCATACTTACAAAGCATAGCATTCTCCTCTGAGATGCAGTGTTCTTGGTTGAATTCCCCAGGTCCTCGTTTGAAATGAATGTGAGAACAGCTGTTTCCTTTCTCACAGTGGAAAATACTAACCACACTAATGGGGATTTTCCTAGATGTATGttgttaaacaaaaaaaagctttaatgaaGGTGTGCTTCATAGGAATCTAATTCAACTGAAGAAATCCCTTAACTCTGAGGGCTTATTCTGCAGTCTGCTAAATAGGCAGTGCTCATTTTCTGTAggttgtttgctttctgctttggatGAGGTAGTGAAGCTGTTTGGCAAGGGAGAAAGtcttttttgaaatgtaagTGGCAACAATAAGAGGCCAGACTGAAGGAAAATTCCTTCAGTTTTCATCACAGAGAGTGCTGGAGTTTGAGCTTTCATCATTCAAATACAATTCTATTCGTGGCCATTGACTGTAGCtgaataaaatttaagaaaactgttcatttgaaa from Numida meleagris isolate 19003 breed g44 Domestic line chromosome Z, NumMel1.0, whole genome shotgun sequence encodes:
- the LRRC70 gene encoding leucine-rich repeat-containing protein 70 encodes the protein MSEKAKDRDMCGLQSFPPCTGAFLHLLSGFLLLLLQKEVLGCPAVCQLCTGRQVTCRNLGLSSIPRNFPKTTILVYFSGNNISHVIPNELTGLQKLAALYMDNSSISYVHPKAFVDLPKLCYLHLNNNNIKRLDPGIFEGLSNLHYLYLQNNQIAFVPRGLFSDLLSVRYLALQGNCLSVLGSGTFLGMRNLQTLNLANNKISRISDAAFCHLENLVYLFLEGNNLTLVPSNAIGRLGNLERLSLSHNPIRSIQCFAFKGLNKLRYLSLKSVQLKHIAVNGFFGLSNLSQLILSYNYLENINSSTFTSLNSLKYLQLDRNKITSIGNGIFEKMGQSLKILNLAFNNITELQPEVLKPLVSLTHLHVNFNPWNCSCKMLGLLKWLASSPISVKILCQNPISMRGRPLHYIRWTQFANCSSLTASPEAAWNLESADIHHSPTTLLMAWHKGNSRNPFEQFIKANTKYSALWEGTGATFASPFPYGENAAGTLSQAPTILSVLPVQIPAQIIPVTRTIEAKSLFPTDAAPVSLQTSILCTQQVEKLNQAFDVLLAFFVLACAVILFLTYKIIHFRQKLKVLENSGEKRIEYYGFYQPGRYNINDAVQSLSESSVGDSELDQIRLLKRTASESQAQVILFEHSSL